A single genomic interval of Heterodontus francisci isolate sHetFra1 chromosome 45, sHetFra1.hap1, whole genome shotgun sequence harbors:
- the LOC137356122 gene encoding histone H1-like, translated as MTDTAGAETAPPAPAAQVKTAKKKKAAPRNKSAGPTLSEQILKIVADCTDRKGTSLPAIKKALGRSGVDVGKFRTQIKQSIRRNVNKGSLVQSSGTGASGSFRIPKQGTKGNVGKKVKSGAGKKPLVKKTAGKKVTAKKSAAKKLPVKKLAAKKSAAKKAAGKKVTSKKAATPKKSPAKKAALPKKSPVKKAKKPKSATGGKVLKKVQSSRGKTKPKAAKAQKAAPGKK; from the coding sequence atgaccgatacagcaggcgccgaaacggctcctccagctcccgccgctcaagtcaagactgccaagaagaagaaagcggctccccggaacaagtcAGCCGGTCCCACGTTGAGCGAGCAGATCCTCAAGATTGTAGCGGATTGCACCGATCGCAAGGGGACCTCACtgcccgccataaagaaggctctgggtcggAGCGGTGTGGACGTGGGGAAGTTCAGGacccaaatcaagcaaagtatcaggaggaatgtgaacaaaggctccctggtgcagagcagcggtacgggcgcctccggctccttcagaaTCCCTAAGCAGGGAACCAAGGGAAATGTGGGAAAGAAAGTGAAGTCAGGAGCAGGCAAAAAACCTTTAGTGAAGAAGACAGCTGGCAAGAAAGTGACAGcaaagaaatcagcagccaagaaattaccagtcaagaaactagcagccaagaaATCGGCAGCAAAGAaagcagcaggcaagaaagtgaCCAGCAAGAAGGCGGCAACGCCAAAGAAATCTCCagcgaagaaagcagcgcttccgaAAAAGTCTCCTGTGAAGAAGGCCAAAAAACCCAAGAGTGCCACGGGCGGAAAGGTGCTCAAGAAAGTTCAATCATCAAGGGGCAAGACcaagccgaaagcagcaaaggctcagaaagcagcccctggaaagaagtga
- the LOC137356369 gene encoding histone H2A.J-like — translation MSGRGKTGGKARSKAKSRSSRAGLQFPVGRVHRFLKKGNYAERVGAGAPVYLAAVLEYLTAEILELAGNAARDNKKTRIIPRHLQLAVRNDEELNRLLGGVTIAQGGVLPNIQAVLLPKKTSAQSTKSK, via the coding sequence atgtctggaagagggaagaccggtggtaaagctcggtccaaggccaagtctcgctcctcccgggctggactgcagttcccggtgggccgtgttcacaggttccttaaaaaggggaactatgctgagcgggtgggtgccggagccccggtctatctggctgctgtgctcgagtatctgacagctgaaatcctcgagctggccggcaacgcggcccgggacaacaagaagacccgcatcatccccagacacctgcagctggcagtccgcaacgacgaggagctcaacaggctgctgggaggggtgactatcgctcagggcggggtgctgcctaatatccaggccgtgctgctacccaagaaaaccagcgctcagagcaccAAGAGCAAGTGA